Proteins encoded by one window of Paenibacillus urinalis:
- the pulA gene encoding type I pullulanase yields MQDLNNVYYDKHDLGLIYTRESSAFKIWAPTACKVEVVLYEDAGQYDANGLVMNHEDGMAYVMNQMQAGTWGLTLQGNWEGKFYMYKVSFSDGQVHYAVDPYAKAVAAGGVRSAIIDMSKTDPDDWEDDVRPPLIKSTDSIIYELHVRDFSMDEESSFQKKGLYSAFSEEGLTDREGHRIGIDHLKELGVTHVHLLPVFDFKTVNELTVHDAEAADNKYNWGYDPQNFNVPEGSYSSDPSNPYTRIREFKEMIRALHRCGIRVIMDVVYNHTYGVDDGPFDGIVPGYYYRKNGHGFLSNGSGVGNELATERPMVRKYIKDSVRYWTEEYHIDGFRFDLMGLIDTQTMTEITEMLRQELDSSILVYGEPWTGGDSPLPDKTLKGAQRGKGFAVFNDHYRAAVKGDSDGSGSGFATGWWGVEGAVLAGVQGAIHDFAYSPAETINYVTAHDNLNLWDKIVTSQGIRDLVAFPEWRDGRPTSGISAAEAVKHADPYRHVDPMNLLDNDTVRRSLLANGVILTSQGIPFIHAGDELLRSKFGDHNSYRSGDAVNALRWSNKARFRAVFDYYKGLIALRKQHAAFRLEHRDQVEQYLKVLECGNGVLAYMLEGYRAGDAWNRIIVIYNGKEQDENVAVPQDTSWNIVVSDRAAGEKVLAQVTSQVVVPRLSIMVLYDRMSGIEVPVLSSIEIMTKRRAVAAGEHFQFEAVYRDQHGKRMDGMTAVWRSSDDRVIQVRQTGKARSLMNGQCFITAAHGEISSSVQMWVDDLYPARIEIGVDKSIYATQTYRPHVTVWNQYEEVMVGAPYTLETTTPRVIALDNGRVKAIRPGTAVVAASAGEVRAEHHFQVQPYYVRTVEIEYSRPDGHYEGWNVWVWGTGIHDGKIPLHAEGGHSVKARIRVAPGIKRIGYIIRLNEWEKREGDRDYFLDIPPSPERIKVHVHSGTREVVVAVGGQKIRLHGLSSA; encoded by the coding sequence ATGCAGGATTTGAATAACGTTTATTATGACAAACATGATCTCGGGTTGATTTATACACGTGAGAGCAGTGCTTTTAAGATTTGGGCTCCTACAGCGTGCAAGGTTGAAGTGGTTCTCTATGAAGATGCGGGTCAGTATGATGCTAACGGCTTGGTTATGAATCATGAGGACGGAATGGCCTATGTCATGAACCAGATGCAGGCAGGCACATGGGGGCTGACGCTTCAGGGGAATTGGGAAGGGAAATTCTATATGTACAAAGTCAGTTTCTCAGACGGACAGGTACATTATGCAGTTGACCCTTATGCAAAAGCAGTTGCAGCTGGAGGTGTACGTTCTGCAATCATCGATATGAGCAAGACCGATCCGGACGATTGGGAGGATGATGTACGTCCTCCACTGATTAAGTCAACGGATTCCATCATTTATGAGCTTCATGTACGGGATTTCTCAATGGACGAGGAATCATCCTTTCAGAAGAAAGGGCTCTACAGTGCTTTTTCGGAAGAGGGCTTAACCGATCGAGAGGGACATCGTATTGGAATAGACCATCTGAAGGAGCTTGGGGTAACCCATGTCCATCTGCTTCCGGTGTTTGACTTCAAGACGGTTAACGAATTAACAGTTCATGATGCAGAGGCAGCGGATAATAAATACAACTGGGGCTATGACCCGCAGAACTTCAATGTACCGGAGGGCTCCTATTCGAGTGATCCTTCCAATCCATATACAAGAATTCGAGAGTTCAAGGAAATGATTCGTGCCCTGCATCGCTGCGGCATTCGGGTCATTATGGACGTCGTATATAACCACACCTATGGCGTGGACGATGGACCTTTTGATGGCATTGTACCCGGGTATTATTACCGTAAAAATGGTCACGGATTTCTGTCCAATGGTTCAGGTGTAGGGAATGAGCTGGCAACAGAAAGACCGATGGTTCGAAAGTATATTAAGGATTCCGTTCGATATTGGACGGAGGAGTATCACATCGATGGCTTCCGTTTTGATCTCATGGGGCTAATCGATACACAGACGATGACCGAAATTACGGAGATGCTCAGACAGGAGCTGGATTCTTCCATCCTGGTATACGGCGAGCCTTGGACTGGCGGCGATTCACCGCTTCCGGACAAAACGCTTAAGGGTGCACAGCGAGGCAAAGGATTTGCGGTATTTAACGACCATTATCGTGCAGCGGTCAAGGGTGACAGCGATGGGTCTGGAAGCGGATTTGCGACAGGCTGGTGGGGAGTGGAAGGTGCAGTGCTGGCTGGAGTGCAGGGAGCGATACATGACTTTGCGTATTCACCGGCAGAGACGATCAATTATGTGACAGCCCACGATAACCTGAATCTCTGGGACAAAATTGTTACATCCCAAGGCATCAGAGATCTGGTAGCCTTCCCTGAATGGAGGGATGGCCGTCCAACGAGCGGAATCAGTGCTGCGGAGGCCGTTAAGCATGCGGATCCTTATCGTCATGTAGATCCAATGAACTTGTTAGACAACGATACGGTAAGACGTTCCCTGCTTGCGAATGGTGTAATTCTCACTTCACAAGGGATTCCTTTTATTCATGCAGGGGATGAGCTGCTCCGCTCCAAATTCGGAGACCATAACAGTTATCGGAGCGGAGATGCAGTGAATGCGCTGAGGTGGAGTAATAAGGCGAGGTTTCGTGCCGTATTTGATTATTACAAGGGGCTCATTGCGCTTCGGAAACAGCATGCTGCCTTTCGTTTGGAGCACCGGGATCAGGTCGAGCAGTATTTGAAAGTGCTTGAGTGCGGTAACGGGGTTCTGGCCTATATGCTGGAAGGCTATCGTGCAGGCGATGCATGGAACCGGATCATTGTTATCTATAATGGGAAAGAGCAGGATGAAAATGTAGCCGTACCGCAGGATACTTCCTGGAACATCGTTGTCAGTGATCGTGCAGCCGGTGAGAAGGTGCTGGCGCAAGTGACTTCGCAGGTTGTCGTCCCAAGGCTGTCCATTATGGTGCTCTATGATCGAATGAGCGGGATCGAAGTGCCTGTGCTGTCTTCCATTGAAATTATGACCAAGAGAAGAGCGGTGGCAGCAGGAGAACATTTTCAATTCGAAGCGGTTTATCGAGATCAGCACGGCAAGCGAATGGACGGAATGACAGCGGTCTGGCGCTCCTCGGATGATCGAGTAATCCAGGTAAGACAGACGGGCAAAGCGAGGAGTCTCATGAATGGACAATGCTTCATCACTGCAGCTCATGGAGAAATATCCTCGTCGGTTCAGATGTGGGTCGATGATCTATATCCTGCCCGCATTGAAATCGGTGTCGACAAATCCATCTATGCCACTCAGACTTATCGTCCTCATGTAACGGTCTGGAACCAATATGAAGAAGTGATGGTTGGTGCTCCTTATACACTGGAGACAACGACACCCCGAGTGATTGCGCTGGATAATGGCAGAGTCAAAGCCATCCGCCCCGGCACAGCAGTGGTGGCTGCAAGTGCAGGTGAGGTCAGGGCAGAGCATCATTTTCAAGTTCAGCCGTATTATGTGCGCACGGTGGAAATAGAATATTCCCGGCCAGATGGGCATTACGAAGGCTGGAACGTCTGGGTATGGGGCACGGGTATCCACGACGGCAAAATCCCTTTACATGCTGAGGGTGGTCATTCTGTGAAGGCAAGGATCAGAGTGGCACCCGGCATTAAACGGATCGGGTATATCATTCGGTTGAATGAGTGGGAGAAGCGAGAAGGGGATCGCGATTACTTCTTAGATATTCCGCCTTCTCCTGAACGAATCAAGGTTCATGTACACAGCGGGACAAGAGAAGTGGTCGTTGCCGTCGGCGGTCAGAAGATACGCTTGCATGGACTTAGCAGTGCATGA
- a CDS encoding 50S ribosomal protein L25: MKSNGETVQLIAEQRTQKKGSGLRNLRQSGRVPAVVYGQQFDSIPIHVDAKEFSRVSHTGRSELFELKLDGKTVPVLIKDMQKQNDRLLHVDFIKIAKNKPIQVSISIDFQGTAVGSKAGGVFQTLLTELEVEGLPNDLPAVIEVDISKLEVGDKLAASEIQLPKGVSLVTPEDTLVASVGVLRAADTDTGEAAESSADEEVAASEEE; this comes from the coding sequence ATGAAATCCAACGGAGAAACGGTCCAACTAATTGCCGAGCAAAGGACACAGAAAAAAGGTTCAGGTTTACGAAATCTAAGACAGAGCGGACGCGTTCCGGCTGTTGTATACGGACAGCAATTTGACAGCATTCCGATTCATGTGGATGCGAAGGAATTTTCCCGCGTATCCCACACGGGACGCTCCGAGCTGTTCGAGCTGAAATTGGACGGCAAAACGGTGCCGGTGCTGATCAAGGATATGCAGAAACAAAACGATCGACTGCTTCATGTTGACTTTATAAAAATTGCCAAAAATAAACCAATTCAGGTCTCGATCTCAATCGATTTCCAAGGTACAGCGGTGGGTTCCAAGGCAGGCGGCGTATTCCAGACGCTGTTGACAGAACTCGAAGTCGAAGGATTGCCAAATGATCTTCCAGCTGTCATTGAAGTGGATATCTCCAAGCTGGAGGTAGGGGACAAGCTGGCTGCATCCGAAATTCAGTTGCCGAAGGGTGTGTCACTCGTTACGCCTGAAGATACTCTCGTTGCTTCTGTAGGGGTATTGCGTGCAGCGGATACGGATACAGGCGAGGCAGCGGAATCTAGCGCTGATGAAGAGGTAGCGGCATCCGAAGAAGAATAA
- a CDS encoding ABC transporter substrate-binding protein — MNNLWKKKMSGLTVTMALALIFSACSSSGSGSSTTEGSASASEEGDKEPVKITQVTNWFAQPEHGGQYTALAQGYYEEAGIDMTIEPGGPQVSSMQIVASGKAQFGMGQADEVLTARDNGIPVVAIAAIFQKSPQAMLFHADADIQDFEDLDGRNVYIAPGSGYWDFIKKKYDLTEVKDQTYTGQFVNFIEDKDAVTQSYVTSEPYTLEQQGIETRHLLTYDAGFQPYSNVLFTTEEFLEKNPEVVKSFLAASIKGWNYYKDNYEEMNEFLKERNPDLTLEGMKYGAEQEFELIFTDETESNGLLSMTEERWTKLQEDMYSLGLLKSKEDIGNVFTTEYLPGPSE, encoded by the coding sequence ATGAACAATTTATGGAAGAAGAAAATGTCAGGTCTCACAGTAACGATGGCACTCGCCCTTATATTTTCAGCATGCAGCAGCTCAGGCTCTGGCAGCAGTACAACCGAAGGAAGCGCCAGCGCGAGTGAAGAAGGCGACAAGGAGCCGGTAAAAATCACCCAGGTGACGAACTGGTTTGCACAGCCTGAGCATGGAGGGCAGTATACCGCTCTAGCGCAAGGCTACTACGAGGAGGCCGGTATCGATATGACCATCGAACCTGGTGGACCTCAGGTATCCTCTATGCAGATCGTGGCCTCCGGCAAAGCCCAGTTCGGTATGGGGCAAGCGGATGAAGTGCTCACTGCCAGAGACAACGGGATTCCGGTTGTAGCCATTGCAGCGATCTTCCAAAAGAGCCCGCAGGCGATGCTGTTCCATGCAGATGCGGATATTCAGGATTTTGAGGATTTAGACGGACGTAACGTATATATTGCACCAGGGTCTGGCTATTGGGACTTTATCAAGAAGAAATATGATCTGACAGAAGTGAAGGATCAGACCTATACAGGGCAATTCGTTAACTTCATTGAGGATAAGGATGCGGTCACACAGTCCTATGTCACATCAGAGCCCTATACACTCGAGCAGCAAGGGATTGAGACCCGTCATTTACTGACTTATGATGCAGGATTTCAGCCTTATTCCAATGTGCTGTTTACTACAGAAGAGTTCCTTGAGAAGAATCCTGAGGTTGTAAAATCGTTCCTTGCCGCCTCTATCAAAGGCTGGAATTATTACAAGGACAATTACGAAGAGATGAACGAGTTTCTGAAGGAAAGAAATCCGGATCTCACGCTGGAAGGGATGAAGTATGGAGCGGAGCAGGAATTTGAGCTGATTTTTACAGACGAGACGGAATCAAACGGGCTGCTCAGCATGACAGAAGAACGTTGGACGAAGCTTCAGGAGGATATGTACAGTCTTGGATTACTGAAATCCAAAGAGGATATAGGAAATGTCTTCACGACCGAATATCTTCCCGGTCCCAGCGAATAA
- a CDS encoding ABC transporter permease, producing the protein MNSRDSAGYQPNSQVKRKTWTRIKRDYELYLFLLPIIIIYAVFKYYPMYGVQIAFKDFSPSQGIWGSEWVGFQHFIDFFNSYNFWTIITNTLTLSFLSLLFSFPVPIIIAIMLNQMLGKRYKKFIQTVIYAPHFISTVVLVGMLHVFLSPNSGIVNHIITWFGGDPVLFMADEGWFRPLYILSGIWQETGFSTIIYLAALAGVNPELHEAAIMDGASKWKRVWYVDIPSILPTIVILLILALGNIMSIGFEKAFLMQNDLNYATSNILPTYVYEMGIQKAQYSFSTAVGLFNSVINIILIVTVNRIAKRLTETSLW; encoded by the coding sequence GTGAACTCAAGAGACTCTGCAGGATATCAACCCAATAGCCAAGTCAAACGGAAAACTTGGACTCGAATCAAACGTGACTATGAACTGTATCTGTTTCTATTGCCAATCATCATTATTTATGCCGTATTCAAGTATTATCCGATGTACGGAGTGCAAATTGCATTCAAGGACTTTTCGCCAAGCCAAGGGATTTGGGGGAGTGAGTGGGTAGGATTCCAGCATTTTATTGATTTTTTCAATTCCTATAACTTCTGGACGATCATAACCAATACACTGACGCTCAGCTTTCTATCACTCCTATTCAGCTTCCCAGTTCCAATTATCATCGCCATTATGCTGAATCAGATGTTAGGCAAGCGATATAAGAAATTTATTCAAACTGTCATCTATGCACCACACTTTATATCTACCGTTGTTCTCGTTGGTATGCTCCATGTTTTTTTATCCCCTAACAGCGGAATTGTGAATCATATCATCACTTGGTTTGGGGGGGACCCAGTTCTGTTTATGGCAGATGAAGGCTGGTTTCGTCCTTTATATATACTGTCAGGAATTTGGCAAGAAACCGGGTTCTCCACAATTATATATTTGGCAGCTCTGGCGGGAGTCAATCCTGAATTGCATGAAGCGGCAATTATGGATGGAGCAAGTAAATGGAAAAGAGTATGGTATGTCGATATCCCAAGTATCCTGCCGACAATCGTGATCTTGCTGATTTTAGCACTCGGTAACATCATGAGTATTGGTTTTGAAAAGGCGTTTCTCATGCAGAACGATTTGAACTACGCCACTTCCAATATTCTTCCGACTTATGTTTATGAGATGGGAATTCAGAAGGCGCAATACAGCTTTTCTACCGCAGTGGGACTGTTCAATTCCGTCATCAATATCATCTTGATTGTCACCGTCAACCGGATTGCTAAAAGATTGACAGAGACCAGCCTTTGGTAA
- a CDS encoding LacI family DNA-binding transcriptional regulator codes for MPSIKDVASLAGVAVGTVSRVINNSGAVKPDTRRRVEEAIQELNYFPNEIARNLKMQRSKTVALLLPSIWNPFFSELAYYIEDELDQEGFKLMLCNSGGKPEKELYYLDMLQQNKVAGIVGITYNDIESSVSNHIPIVSIDRHFDKKITCVTSDNYEGGRLALKELIKAGARNPAFIGSVTSVFSETMNRRKGFVDEAKSLGVNYVVYEKPDPIEDEDAYFDEFFNTHHDVDGIFAITDLLAASYIERARKRGIRVPEDVKVIGYDGIQDHPYFHPILSTIRQPVEEMARMTIRLLFKKFEGGKLGKDVYHLPVQFRQGETT; via the coding sequence ATGCCTAGTATTAAAGATGTTGCCAGTCTAGCTGGTGTAGCTGTTGGAACCGTGTCCCGTGTTATTAACAATTCGGGCGCCGTAAAACCTGATACTCGCAGAAGAGTAGAGGAGGCCATACAAGAACTAAATTACTTTCCAAATGAAATCGCTCGCAATTTAAAGATGCAGAGATCAAAGACAGTAGCACTGCTTCTGCCTAGCATCTGGAATCCTTTCTTTTCTGAGCTCGCCTATTACATAGAAGATGAGTTGGATCAAGAAGGCTTTAAGCTCATGCTGTGCAATAGCGGTGGCAAGCCTGAAAAAGAATTGTATTATTTAGATATGCTACAGCAAAATAAAGTAGCAGGTATTGTTGGGATTACTTACAATGATATCGAAAGCAGTGTGAGTAATCATATTCCCATCGTAAGTATCGACAGACATTTTGATAAAAAAATCACGTGTGTGACTTCGGACAATTACGAGGGAGGACGTCTGGCTCTAAAGGAACTTATTAAAGCGGGTGCCCGCAATCCGGCATTCATTGGAAGTGTCACCTCCGTTTTTAGTGAAACGATGAATCGAAGAAAAGGATTCGTTGATGAAGCGAAAAGTTTGGGAGTCAACTATGTAGTATATGAGAAGCCAGACCCGATTGAGGACGAAGATGCTTATTTTGATGAGTTTTTTAATACTCATCATGATGTAGACGGGATTTTCGCTATTACTGATCTGCTTGCCGCAAGCTATATAGAAAGAGCAAGAAAACGGGGGATTCGTGTTCCAGAGGACGTTAAGGTCATTGGATATGATGGAATTCAGGATCATCCATATTTTCATCCGATACTGTCTACAATCAGGCAGCCTGTGGAGGAGATGGCGCGAATGACGATCAGGCTTCTTTTTAAAAAGTTTGAAGGTGGAAAATTAGGCAAGGACGTGTATCATCTACCTGTACAATTCAGGCAGGGTGAGACTACATAA
- a CDS encoding Imm26 family immunity protein: MRKKKVNIGDVFVIPIKENRYGYGQVVLFGSFFKIFIAFDFITDEKITDIKEILSKDIIILIRSNLVFIEDGYWTILGNAELPVDLALPEYYIREGLDDSELVTAEEDYVRIATEEDLKKYSINATYTPGVLEDILNAIVDGEDWKEEYGDVVYKP, encoded by the coding sequence ATGCGAAAGAAGAAAGTTAATATCGGGGATGTATTTGTAATCCCGATTAAAGAAAATCGTTACGGTTATGGACAAGTAGTATTATTTGGCTCATTTTTTAAGATTTTTATTGCTTTTGATTTTATTACTGATGAAAAAATTACAGATATAAAAGAAATTTTAAGTAAGGATATTATTATTCTTATAAGATCGAATTTGGTATTTATAGAGGATGGGTATTGGACTATATTGGGAAATGCTGAACTACCTGTTGATTTAGCTTTACCTGAGTATTATATACGAGAGGGCCTTGATGATTCCGAACTAGTTACTGCTGAAGAAGATTATGTTCGGATTGCTACAGAAGAAGACCTGAAAAAATACTCGATAAACGCAACGTATACTCCTGGTGTTCTTGAAGATATTCTAAATGCTATTGTCGACGGAGAAGACTGGAAAGAGGAGTATGGGGATGTAGTATATAAACCATAA
- a CDS encoding amidohydrolase family protein — protein MTGTLRFMNASLHDLKSRGKLYDIRIRDGKFESVQEQTSGEERVQAADIASFALPMGRDMSNEQKVFDLKGRMMLPGLVDIHMHLDKAFSLPQVGNQTGTLLEAIQNYSRAAASFSKETIRARIVRTALQAVSYGSTRLRSHLDFNVSAGEDVAIRTVEAALEARALLSGVVDLELYPMVPYRDLGRRGMELIEESLRMGLDGIGGAPHLSHHPDADIEGIFELAVRLGVPIDLHCDETDNPEMKTVLKVAQESLKYDYHGKVTAGHLCSLSSMPPAEAEELIAMMSLAGVHAVTLPAANLYLQGRADLGPVRRGVTRVRELMEEGVALAAASDNIHDPFHPFGRGDLLQIAQLTGYAAHYGSPEDMVQLLDMVTVKPAIIAGMENYGIRRGGAADFVIVDARNPEEVFTHLPAGRWVAKSGAWVSVTRAASRFGEERIQRLWEASVLETEGMGGRAVWK, from the coding sequence ATGACAGGAACACTGCGTTTTATGAATGCCTCACTGCACGATCTTAAGAGCCGGGGCAAGCTCTATGATATTCGGATTCGTGATGGGAAATTTGAATCTGTTCAGGAGCAGACCTCAGGCGAGGAAAGGGTCCAAGCTGCGGACATTGCGTCATTTGCGCTTCCCATGGGGAGGGATATGAGCAATGAGCAGAAGGTGTTTGATCTGAAGGGACGAATGATGCTTCCTGGCCTGGTAGATATACATATGCATCTAGATAAAGCCTTCAGCCTGCCCCAGGTAGGTAATCAAACGGGGACACTGCTTGAAGCCATTCAAAATTACAGCCGTGCAGCTGCATCCTTCTCGAAGGAGACGATTCGTGCACGGATCGTACGGACCGCTCTGCAGGCGGTCTCTTATGGATCGACCAGGCTGAGATCCCATCTCGATTTTAATGTGAGTGCAGGGGAAGATGTTGCAATTCGTACAGTGGAAGCTGCACTGGAAGCTAGAGCGTTACTGAGCGGTGTGGTGGATCTGGAGCTGTATCCCATGGTTCCTTATCGCGATCTTGGAAGAAGGGGCATGGAGCTGATTGAGGAGTCGCTCAGAATGGGACTTGACGGCATTGGTGGTGCGCCGCATTTATCCCATCACCCCGATGCAGATATTGAAGGCATATTTGAGCTGGCGGTACGTCTTGGAGTACCTATTGATCTGCACTGCGATGAGACGGACAATCCTGAGATGAAGACAGTACTTAAAGTAGCTCAGGAATCACTGAAATATGATTATCATGGAAAGGTCACTGCCGGACATTTATGCTCTCTGTCTTCCATGCCCCCAGCTGAGGCTGAAGAGCTGATCGCGATGATGTCACTCGCTGGAGTTCATGCGGTTACTCTTCCGGCGGCCAATCTGTATCTTCAAGGCAGAGCAGACTTGGGTCCTGTAAGACGCGGAGTGACCCGGGTCCGTGAGCTGATGGAGGAGGGAGTTGCTCTCGCCGCGGCATCGGACAATATCCACGATCCATTCCATCCCTTCGGGAGAGGAGATCTGCTGCAAATTGCGCAGCTTACAGGCTATGCCGCCCATTATGGCAGTCCTGAGGATATGGTGCAGCTTCTCGATATGGTAACGGTGAAGCCTGCTATCATAGCCGGCATGGAGAATTACGGTATTCGCAGAGGTGGAGCAGCCGACTTCGTTATTGTGGATGCGAGGAATCCGGAGGAAGTGTTCACACATCTGCCAGCCGGCCGCTGGGTCGCGAAATCAGGAGCATGGGTCAGTGTGACCAGGGCAGCAAGCCGTTTTGGAGAGGAACGAATTCAAAGGCTGTGGGAGGCGTCGGTGTTAGAAACAGAAGGAATGGGAGGGAGAGCCGTATGGAAATGA
- a CDS encoding amidohydrolase family protein → MEMTMLKNVMTQEGRHVDVFLTSGRIHSIEPSNGSDAWKSDQEVEHIIDGQGGLVLPAFVEPHIHLDTVLTAGEPDWNRSGTLLEGIRLWGERKKQLTPEDVRQRANEVMCLLVGHGVLYIRTHADISDPRMTALKTLLALKEEWASVVQLQVIAFPQDGIVACPGNAERMEEALRLGADGVGAIPHGERTREDGVESLEICFELAKKYSAFVHVFCDETDDEQSRFLECTAALAIKHELYGKVTASHCSATAYYNESYFQKLLGLVKASRIHIIACPLINSSMQGRFDAYPRGRGIARIRDMSRAGIPVAIAHDDMLTPFYPYGDGNLLQAVHMAAHLEHMTGRDDAALLLDMVTKHGAGVLGLEDHYGIDPGHPANLVVLPVQQAADAIRLRPKPLYVIRQGRVIAHTPPMETEFSFPPSYLQVY, encoded by the coding sequence ATGGAAATGACGATGTTAAAAAATGTAATGACACAGGAAGGCCGTCATGTGGATGTATTCCTCACGTCCGGGCGCATTCATTCCATTGAGCCATCTAACGGCAGCGACGCCTGGAAAAGTGATCAGGAAGTAGAACATATTATAGATGGGCAAGGGGGACTTGTGCTCCCTGCGTTTGTAGAACCTCATATCCATTTGGATACGGTGCTCACCGCAGGTGAACCGGACTGGAACCGAAGCGGCACCTTGCTGGAAGGGATTCGGCTGTGGGGTGAACGCAAGAAGCAGCTCACCCCGGAAGATGTGCGGCAGCGGGCGAACGAAGTCATGTGTCTTCTGGTCGGACATGGAGTACTCTATATTCGGACCCACGCAGATATTTCCGATCCCCGCATGACAGCGTTAAAGACACTTCTTGCATTGAAGGAGGAATGGGCGTCTGTTGTCCAGCTTCAGGTCATCGCTTTTCCTCAGGACGGCATCGTCGCCTGTCCTGGGAATGCAGAGCGCATGGAGGAGGCGCTGCGGCTCGGTGCTGACGGTGTAGGGGCGATCCCGCATGGAGAACGAACCCGGGAGGATGGGGTAGAGTCACTTGAGATTTGCTTCGAGCTAGCGAAGAAGTACAGTGCATTCGTTCACGTCTTCTGTGATGAAACAGACGACGAGCAGTCCCGCTTCCTGGAGTGCACAGCAGCGCTTGCCATTAAGCATGAGCTGTACGGCAAAGTAACTGCCAGTCATTGCAGTGCTACCGCTTATTATAATGAGTCGTATTTTCAGAAGCTGCTTGGACTTGTCAAAGCCTCGCGTATCCATATTATTGCCTGCCCGCTGATTAACAGCTCGATGCAGGGACGATTCGATGCATACCCAAGAGGCAGAGGGATCGCGCGAATCCGGGATATGTCGAGAGCCGGCATTCCGGTTGCCATTGCCCACGATGACATGCTGACACCCTTCTATCCCTACGGAGACGGCAATCTGCTGCAGGCGGTTCATATGGCGGCACATTTGGAGCATATGACCGGAAGAGATGATGCTGCCTTGCTGCTAGATATGGTCACGAAGCATGGAGCCGGTGTTCTCGGTCTGGAGGACCATTACGGAATCGATCCTGGACATCCGGCTAATCTGGTTGTTCTTCCCGTCCAGCAGGCCGCAGACGCCATTCGGCTTCGTCCGAAGCCGCTGTATGTTATTCGCCAAGGCAGAGTTATTGCTCATACCCCTCCTATGGAGACTGAATTCTCCTTCCCTCCCTCCTATTTACAGGTCTACTAG
- a CDS encoding ABC transporter permease, producing MQKFLPPAIAFIVVVGLWEIVTRLLGYAPYLLPKPSDIVLSAVENWSNLMTSVMTTVYESVFGFLLSIVIGVSGAILLASSKIIEKAVYPYAIVLQTIPVVAIAPIIVIWFGAGVNSIVIIAFLIGFFPMISNTLIGLNSTDGNMQNLFKLYNASRWQIMWRLRLPAAMPYIIAGLKISCTLSVVGAIVGEYIAGIGGGEGGLGYAITVASSRLQTPYLFACGLCASILGITFYLLVSAFSKWALSSWHESEMKSEN from the coding sequence ATGCAAAAATTTCTTCCTCCCGCCATCGCCTTCATCGTTGTTGTCGGCCTATGGGAGATCGTAACGAGATTGCTCGGATACGCTCCCTATTTGCTTCCTAAGCCATCAGATATCGTATTATCGGCCGTGGAGAATTGGAGCAACCTGATGACATCGGTCATGACGACGGTGTATGAATCGGTGTTTGGATTCTTGCTCAGTATCGTCATCGGGGTATCCGGCGCCATACTGCTTGCCAGTTCCAAAATCATCGAAAAAGCAGTCTATCCCTATGCAATCGTGCTGCAAACGATTCCAGTTGTCGCGATCGCCCCGATTATCGTCATCTGGTTTGGTGCCGGCGTGAATTCGATTGTCATCATTGCCTTCCTGATTGGCTTCTTCCCGATGATATCCAACACCTTAATTGGTCTTAATTCTACCGATGGCAACATGCAGAACCTGTTTAAGCTATACAATGCATCACGCTGGCAGATCATGTGGAGACTGCGTCTGCCTGCCGCAATGCCTTACATTATTGCAGGACTGAAAATATCCTGTACCCTGTCTGTCGTAGGAGCTATTGTCGGTGAATACATTGCAGGCATTGGCGGGGGAGAAGGAGGTCTTGGTTATGCCATTACAGTTGCTTCTTCAAGACTCCAGACCCCTTATTTGTTCGCCTGCGGACTGTGCGCCTCCATTCTTGGGATTACCTTCTATCTGCTCGTAAGTGCCTTCTCCAAGTGGGCGCTCAGCTCCTGGCATGAGTCTGAAATGAAATCCGAGAACTAA